The genome window GCCGGGCACGGGCAACGTCCGGGCGATGGCCCAGAACACCACCTACGATCCGGCAGCGGAAGGCGACGCCAACACCACCCTGAACTTCAGCGTGGACCGGCCCATGGGCGGCGGCGCGGGCTTCCAGGCCGGCTCCACGATGAAGCCCTTCACCTTCCTGTCCTGGATCGAGTCCGGCAACTCGATGACGGACACGCTCGACGCCCGGACCAACACCTACCCGAACCGGACCCAGTTCCAGGGCTCCTGCGGCCAGTCCGGGACCATTCCCCTGCTGCTGGACCGCCCGGCCTGGACCGTCCGCAACGCCATCGCTGACATGAACAAGCCGATGCGCGCCGACTACGGGCTGTACTGGTCCATCAACACGGCCACGGTGGCCGCCGCCTACGCACAGGACCTCTGCGGCATCACGGACCTGATGGGCCGCGTGGGCATCCAGAACGCCGGTACCGGCGAGACCATCAACCCGCTGAACCCGTCCTTCGTCCTGGGTTCGGAAGAGGTCTCGCCCCTGATGATGGCCGCCGCCTACGCGACCTTCGCGGACGACGGCAACTACTGTGAGCCCCGCGTCATCTCAGAGGTGACGGACACCCGCGGCAACTCCTATCAGGTGCCCCCGGTGGCCTGCGAGAAGGTCGCGGACACCCAGCACGTCGCGGAGCTGAACAACACGCTCAAGGCCATTGCCTCGGAGCGCATCGCCCAGGACATCACCTTCCCGATCGCCGGCAAGACCGGTACGAACAACTCCTCATCCTCCACCTGGTTCATCGGCACCACCACCGGTTTGACCACGGCCTCCTGGGTCGGCAACTTCCGGGACCTGGATTCGCTGGAGGGCGAAACCATCGGCGGCGTGGAGTACGAGGATGTCTGGGGCTCCATCATCGCCGGACCGATGTGGGCCGACTACATGGGGAACGTGGCCGAGACCTACCCCACGGACGAGTTCACGGCCTATGACGGCCCGGCCTCCGATCCCCGGACCATGGGCTCCCGCGAGGGCGGAGAGACCATCCGGGTGGACGGACGCCCCGGCCCCCAGCCGTACTACGATCCGAACGCCGTCGTCTCGACCGAGGACTGAGGCCGTCATGGGAAAGGCACCGGTGAGGGCCGCGCGCCAGGCCGCCGGCCGGCGTCGGGCACGGTTGATCTCGGCCGCGAAGGCGGCGGCGGTGGCCACCGGTGCCGTGGCCGCCACCGGTGGCGGCATGGTGGCCTGGGGTGCGCTCGTGGAGGCCCGCAACTTCGCGGTGCGCACCGAACAGCTGCGCATCCTGCCGCCGGGCGCGCGCCCGTTCCGGATCCTGCACCTCTCGGACATCCACCTCATCCCGTCCCAGCAGGACAAGCTCGACTGGCTCTCCGGCCTGGCCGACCTGAATCCGGACCTGGTGGTCAACACCGGGGACAACATCGGCGCGGCCGGGTCCGTGGCGCCGCTGCTCCGGGCCCTGGATCCACTGCTGGACGTGCCCGGGGTCTTCGTCCCAGGCTCCAACGACTACTACGCGCCGAAGCCGGCCAATCCGCTGCGCTACTTCGCCGGGCCGTCCCGGCAGGACCCGAACCGGACCGAGCTGCCGTGGGAGGACCTGTTCGACGCCTTCGAGGCCCGCGGCTGGCTCAACCTGTCCAACCAGCATTTCTCCCGGGTACTCCACGGGATCCGCCTGGACTTCGCCGGCACCGACGACCCGCACCTGGGCCTGGACGCGTGGCCCGGCTTTCCCGGGGCGGGCCCCGGACCCGCCCGCTCCCTGCGGATCGGCGTCACCCACGCGCCCTACCGCCGGGTGCTGGATGCCATGACCGACGGCGGCGCTGACGTGATCCTGGCCGGCCACACCCACGGGGGCCAGATCTGCGTGCCCGGGTACGGCGCGCTCGTCACCAATTGCGACCTGCCGACCTGGCAGGCCTCCGGTCT of Citricoccus sp. K5 contains these proteins:
- a CDS encoding metallophosphoesterase is translated as MGKAPVRAARQAAGRRRARLISAAKAAAVATGAVAATGGGMVAWGALVEARNFAVRTEQLRILPPGARPFRILHLSDIHLIPSQQDKLDWLSGLADLNPDLVVNTGDNIGAAGSVAPLLRALDPLLDVPGVFVPGSNDYYAPKPANPLRYFAGPSRQDPNRTELPWEDLFDAFEARGWLNLSNQHFSRVLHGIRLDFAGTDDPHLGLDAWPGFPGAGPGPARSLRIGVTHAPYRRVLDAMTDGGADVILAGHTHGGQICVPGYGALVTNCDLPTWQASGLTEWSSGGRTVPLEVSAGIGTSPKAPVRFACRPEAVVLDVVSPA